The Hymenobacter sp. DG01 genome has a segment encoding these proteins:
- a CDS encoding CTP synthase has translation MPDRTSTSAAATTAKFIFVTGGVTSSLGKGIISASLAKLLQARGFRVTIQKFDPYINIDPGTLNPYEHGECYVTDDGAETDLDLGHYERFLNVPTSQANNVTTGRIYDHVITKEREGAYLGKTVQVVPHITDEIKRRMLLLGQTGDFDVVITEIGGSIGDIESLPFVESVRQLRWELPENSSLVIHLTLLPYLKAAGELKTKPTQHSVRDLRSAGLQPDILVCRSEYPIPAEMRRKIALFCNVNINSVIESLDADSIYSVPLLMLKEHLDERVIKKLKLQGGAPQPDLEAWKDFLGRLKNPTEEVTIALVGKYVELPDAYKSINEAFVHAGAQNECKVTVRSIQSDHINPDNVAQLLHGVDGVLVAPGFGERGFEGKILAVKHVRENNIPFFGICLGMQVAVVEFARNVLGLKEASSTEMNAQTPDPVIAMMEEQKNVTQKGGTMRLGAYDCELRKGSKAAKAYGRNHISERHRHRYEFNNEYLKRYEEAGMLASGLNPDTGLVEVVEIPNHPWFVAGQFHPELKSTVQNPHPLFVRFVRAAIQNRKG, from the coding sequence ATGCCAGACCGAACCTCCACTTCCGCGGCTGCCACTACGGCCAAGTTCATTTTCGTAACGGGCGGCGTTACGTCATCACTGGGTAAAGGCATCATCTCGGCCTCCCTAGCCAAGCTGCTGCAAGCTCGCGGCTTCCGGGTCACCATCCAGAAGTTCGACCCCTACATCAACATCGACCCCGGCACGCTCAATCCCTACGAGCACGGCGAATGTTATGTAACCGACGACGGCGCCGAAACTGACCTCGACCTGGGTCACTACGAGCGGTTCCTGAACGTACCGACCTCCCAGGCCAACAACGTCACCACCGGCCGCATCTACGACCACGTTATCACGAAGGAGCGCGAAGGCGCCTACCTCGGTAAAACCGTGCAAGTGGTGCCCCACATCACCGACGAGATTAAGCGCCGCATGCTGCTGCTGGGCCAAACCGGCGACTTCGACGTGGTGATTACCGAAATCGGGGGCTCTATTGGCGATATTGAGTCGCTGCCCTTCGTGGAGTCGGTGCGCCAGCTGCGCTGGGAGCTGCCTGAGAATAGCTCCCTGGTAATCCACCTCACCCTCCTACCCTACCTCAAGGCGGCGGGTGAGTTGAAAACCAAGCCTACTCAACACTCGGTGCGCGACTTGCGCAGCGCTGGTCTCCAGCCCGATATTCTGGTGTGCCGCTCCGAGTACCCGATTCCGGCCGAAATGCGCCGCAAAATTGCGCTGTTCTGCAACGTCAACATCAACTCGGTTATCGAGAGCCTCGACGCCGACAGCATTTACTCGGTACCCCTGCTCATGCTGAAAGAGCACCTCGATGAGCGGGTTATCAAGAAGCTGAAGCTACAGGGCGGTGCGCCCCAGCCCGATCTGGAAGCCTGGAAAGACTTCCTGGGCCGCCTGAAAAACCCCACCGAAGAAGTGACGATTGCGCTGGTAGGTAAGTACGTAGAGCTACCTGACGCCTACAAGTCCATCAATGAGGCCTTTGTGCACGCTGGTGCCCAGAATGAGTGCAAAGTGACGGTGCGCAGCATCCAGTCCGACCACATCAACCCCGATAACGTAGCTCAACTGCTGCACGGCGTAGATGGCGTGTTGGTAGCTCCGGGCTTTGGGGAACGGGGCTTCGAGGGCAAGATTTTGGCCGTGAAGCACGTGCGCGAGAACAACATTCCGTTCTTCGGGATTTGCCTGGGCATGCAGGTGGCGGTAGTAGAATTTGCCCGCAACGTGCTGGGGCTGAAAGAAGCTTCATCCACGGAGATGAACGCCCAGACGCCCGACCCCGTCATTGCCATGATGGAGGAACAGAAGAACGTCACCCAAAAAGGCGGTACCATGCGCCTCGGGGCCTATGACTGTGAACTGCGCAAAGGCTCGAAAGCGGCTAAAGCCTACGGCCGCAACCACATCAGCGAGCGGCACCGCCACCGCTACGAGTTCAACAACGAGTACCTGAAGCGCTACGAGGAAGCCGGCATGCTGGCCTCGGGCCTAAACCCCGACACGGGGCTGGTAGAAGTGGTGGAGATTCCGAATCACCCGTGGTTTGTAGCCGGCCAGTTCCACCCCGAGCTGAAAAGCACCGTCCAGAACCCGCACCCGCTGTTCGTGCGCTTCGTGCGCGCCGCTATCCAGAACCGCAAGGGGTAG
- a CDS encoding NAD(P)/FAD-dependent oxidoreductase, whose protein sequence is MENDLIADVLIIGGSTAGLSAALSLGRALRRVVVLDGGQPCNRQTPHSHNFFTRDGETPAQLLAMGRAQLQTYPTVQMLAHTVIKAGQKDGLFQLTTTEGTLFQGKRLLLATGIQDQLPPIPGLAECWGISVLHCPYCHGYEVRGQQIGVLGNGDVGFEFARLIHHWTPNLHLLTNGPSTLSAAQTERLMAHGIQIVEAPLVEIEHEKGQLHHLHLDGGKRLALTALYARVPFVLPGNLVQQLGCELTEQGLIRVNEFGQTSVPGVSAAGDNSSPMRQLAQAAANGSRAGAFLNNELIAAEF, encoded by the coding sequence ATGGAAAACGACCTTATTGCGGACGTACTAATTATTGGGGGTAGCACGGCGGGGCTAAGCGCGGCCCTGTCGTTGGGGCGGGCCCTCCGTAGGGTAGTAGTGCTGGATGGCGGTCAGCCCTGTAACCGTCAAACGCCCCATTCACACAACTTTTTCACCCGCGACGGCGAGACGCCAGCTCAGCTGCTGGCCATGGGGCGGGCGCAACTCCAAACCTACCCAACCGTGCAGATGCTGGCGCATACGGTAATAAAAGCAGGCCAGAAAGACGGCCTGTTTCAGCTTACTACCACAGAAGGAACCCTGTTCCAGGGTAAGCGTCTGCTGCTGGCTACCGGCATTCAGGACCAATTGCCGCCTATTCCGGGTCTGGCCGAATGCTGGGGAATATCAGTGTTACACTGCCCTTACTGCCATGGCTATGAAGTGCGCGGGCAGCAGATAGGGGTGCTCGGCAACGGGGACGTGGGTTTCGAGTTTGCCCGCCTCATCCACCACTGGACGCCTAACCTGCACCTGCTGACCAATGGCCCGTCCACGCTATCGGCGGCACAAACCGAGCGGCTGATGGCCCACGGTATTCAGATTGTAGAAGCGCCGTTGGTTGAAATTGAGCACGAGAAGGGTCAGCTGCACCATCTCCACTTAGATGGGGGAAAACGCCTAGCGCTTACAGCTCTGTACGCCCGGGTGCCCTTCGTACTGCCGGGCAATCTGGTTCAGCAGCTTGGCTGCGAGCTGACTGAGCAAGGACTTATCCGGGTAAACGAGTTCGGGCAAACCTCCGTGCCGGGTGTGTCGGCGGCCGGCGACAACAGCTCGCCCATGCGGCAGTTGGCGCAAGCTGCCGCCAATGGCTCCAGGGCCGGTGCTTTTCTCAATAATGAGTTGATAGCAGCCGAATTTTAA
- a CDS encoding Gfo/Idh/MocA family protein: MSVTNELLNTVLRHAGQEVSRKEFLSLAGRGLAVGVAAGALASCQDKSSSASAATTPTTGTPASEVDGSTIYTSPDGQKVPSSEAVSPPAKVPADLSKPIELEAWKSDVDPQSGPVPTPLPMDKRVGYALVGLGHLTLEEILPAFGECKKSKPVALVSGSPEKLKKVAQQYGIKPESCYSYQDYDKLKDNPEVQVIYIVLPNSMHAEYTIRGAQAGKHILCEKPMANSSAECQAMIDACKKANKKLMVAYRIQYEPYNRQVKEMVRGNKFGKPKYIEAQNSQSSANPDHWRHKKDLAGGGALPDIGLYCLNTSRFVLGTEPTEVFAYSYSTPGNPLFKEIEEAMSWQMRFPEGIIVNCITHYNTHDSRFYRVNTERGWIHVDNAYAYTGQQLQTSHAEGPAKLKTQMVLSEKNQFAAEMDHFSECVMDDKPPHTPGEEGLQDHRIMEAIYQSAREGRPVKLTEVKGTDVFRGPEPKQA, translated from the coding sequence ATGTCTGTCACCAACGAACTACTCAATACCGTCCTGCGCCACGCCGGCCAGGAAGTTTCACGCAAGGAATTTCTGAGTCTGGCCGGGCGCGGCCTTGCCGTGGGGGTAGCCGCCGGGGCCCTGGCCAGCTGCCAGGATAAATCGTCTTCTGCCTCAGCCGCCACCACGCCCACCACCGGCACACCGGCCTCGGAGGTCGATGGTTCGACGATTTACACCTCGCCTGATGGGCAGAAAGTGCCGTCGTCGGAAGCCGTGTCGCCGCCGGCCAAGGTGCCCGCTGACCTAAGCAAGCCCATTGAACTGGAAGCGTGGAAGTCGGACGTGGACCCCCAATCGGGACCGGTGCCTACCCCCCTGCCCATGGACAAACGGGTGGGCTATGCCCTGGTGGGCCTGGGCCACCTGACGCTGGAAGAAATTCTGCCGGCCTTCGGGGAATGTAAAAAATCGAAGCCCGTGGCCCTGGTCAGCGGCTCGCCGGAAAAGCTCAAAAAGGTGGCCCAGCAGTATGGCATCAAGCCCGAAAGCTGCTACAGCTATCAGGATTATGACAAGCTTAAGGACAACCCCGAGGTGCAGGTGATTTACATTGTGCTGCCCAACTCCATGCACGCCGAGTACACCATTCGGGGAGCCCAAGCCGGCAAGCACATCCTCTGCGAAAAACCCATGGCCAACTCCTCAGCTGAGTGCCAGGCCATGATTGACGCCTGCAAAAAGGCCAACAAAAAGCTGATGGTAGCTTACCGCATTCAGTATGAGCCTTACAACCGGCAGGTAAAAGAGATGGTGCGCGGCAACAAGTTCGGCAAGCCCAAGTACATCGAAGCCCAGAACAGCCAAAGCTCCGCCAACCCCGACCACTGGCGCCACAAAAAGGACCTAGCTGGCGGCGGCGCCCTTCCCGATATTGGCCTATACTGCCTTAATACCAGCCGCTTCGTGTTGGGTACTGAGCCCACCGAGGTATTTGCCTATTCCTACAGCACGCCTGGTAACCCTTTGTTTAAGGAAATCGAGGAAGCTATGTCATGGCAGATGCGCTTTCCGGAGGGCATCATCGTCAACTGCATTACCCACTACAACACCCACGACTCGCGTTTCTACCGCGTGAACACCGAGCGGGGCTGGATTCATGTGGACAACGCCTACGCCTACACCGGCCAGCAGCTGCAAACCTCCCACGCCGAGGGTCCGGCCAAGCTGAAAACCCAGATGGTGCTAAGCGAGAAAAACCAGTTTGCCGCCGAAATGGACCACTTCTCGGAGTGCGTCATGGACGATAAGCCGCCGCACACCCCCGGCGAGGAAGGCCTGCAGGATCACCGCATTATGGAAGCTATTTATCAGTCGGCGCGCGAAGGCCGGCCGGTGAAGCTTACGGAAGTAAAAGGCACCGACGTATTCCGCGGCCCGGAGCCCAAACAAGCGTAA
- a CDS encoding D-alanyl-D-alanine carboxypeptidase/D-alanyl-D-alanine-endopeptidase, with protein MSFFCLLQRALLVLLCLPLGAAVAQTLPVATPAPAPNLPWLEQQLRESVVLRRHNVGVCLTDAATGQQLFGQNEDRYFTPASTMKLFSLYAGLRMLPDSLPALRYVVRPDTLLFWGTGDPTLLHGDVPSRRALAFLQNRPEKLFYAEVPTVTAFGPGWSWDDYNYYFQPERGAFPVYGHTVRFYAKAGQPLPRVYPRFFKPLMEPAPAAAPNPTDDHVRRAPLENRFTVFPSAKNWVDETPFRTSPALLLQLLQDTLRRPVMQIPFRLRPQDAVYTLRGLPVDSLYRRMIRVSDNFLAEQLLLLCASTLSPDSLSSARVIKAMQANYLRSLPDRPIWVDGSGLSRLNLATPRTLTALLVRLHQEVEEPRLLSLLAAGGGQGTLRRRYRPVAGKPWLWGKTGTLTNNHNLVGYIRTKSGRLLAFSFLNNNIPGDDAPVRSEMEKILTQVRERL; from the coding sequence ATGTCGTTTTTTTGCCTGCTACAACGCGCCTTATTGGTGCTGCTGTGCCTGCCGCTGGGGGCGGCTGTGGCCCAGACCCTGCCCGTTGCTACCCCTGCACCCGCGCCCAACCTACCCTGGCTGGAACAGCAGCTGCGCGAATCAGTAGTACTGCGGCGGCACAACGTAGGTGTCTGCCTCACCGATGCCGCCACGGGTCAGCAGCTTTTCGGGCAGAACGAAGACCGGTATTTCACGCCGGCCAGCACTATGAAGCTGTTCAGCCTGTACGCTGGCCTGCGCATGCTGCCCGATTCGCTGCCCGCCCTGCGCTACGTTGTGCGTCCCGATACCCTCCTGTTCTGGGGCACCGGCGACCCTACCCTGCTTCACGGCGACGTACCCTCCCGGCGGGCCCTGGCTTTTCTGCAGAACCGCCCCGAAAAGCTGTTTTACGCCGAGGTGCCCACCGTTACGGCCTTCGGTCCCGGCTGGAGCTGGGACGATTACAACTATTACTTTCAGCCGGAGCGTGGGGCGTTTCCAGTGTACGGCCACACGGTGCGCTTCTACGCCAAAGCCGGGCAGCCCCTGCCGCGTGTGTACCCGCGCTTTTTTAAGCCGCTGATGGAGCCAGCCCCCGCCGCAGCCCCCAACCCCACCGACGACCATGTGCGCCGCGCCCCGCTGGAAAACCGCTTTACGGTGTTTCCGAGCGCTAAAAACTGGGTTGATGAAACGCCTTTCCGCACCAGTCCGGCCTTGCTACTGCAGCTCCTGCAGGACACCCTGCGCCGGCCGGTAATGCAAATCCCGTTTCGGCTGCGGCCTCAGGATGCAGTGTACACCCTCCGCGGGCTGCCCGTCGATTCGCTGTACCGGCGCATGATTCGAGTGAGCGACAATTTCCTGGCCGAGCAGCTGCTGCTCCTGTGCGCCTCTACCCTAAGCCCGGATTCGTTGAGTTCCGCTCGGGTTATCAAGGCTATGCAGGCCAACTACCTCCGCAGCCTGCCCGACCGCCCCATCTGGGTGGATGGCTCCGGCCTTTCGCGCCTGAACTTAGCCACGCCCCGCACCCTCACGGCTCTGCTGGTGCGCCTGCATCAGGAGGTAGAGGAGCCGCGGTTACTGAGCCTGCTGGCGGCCGGTGGTGGGCAAGGTACCTTGCGGCGGCGCTACCGCCCGGTGGCTGGCAAACCCTGGCTGTGGGGCAAAACCGGCACGCTCACCAACAACCACAATTTGGTGGGCTACATCAGAACCAAGTCGGGCCGGTTGCTGGCCTTCAGCTTCCTCAACAACAATATCCCCGGCGACGATGCCCCCGTGCGCTCTGAGATGGAGAAGATTCTGACCCAGGTGCGGGAGCGGCTGTAG
- the serA gene encoding phosphoglycerate dehydrogenase, with product MPEQPQPLPYLIIDFDSTFTQVEGLDELADIALAGQPNREEVVSAIRALTDRGMSGELNFSESLKQRLALLPARREHLPLLVERLRGKVSESIQRNRSFFEKFHGRIYIVSSGFREFIEPVVAEFGIDADHVLANTFTFDVEGRITGFDAENVLSRDGGKILQLRQLDLDGDVYALGDGYTDYQIREAGLANRFYAFTENVHREAVVARADEVLPSFDEFLYQNKLPMTLSYPKNRIKVLLLENPDPRAAELFRQEGYQVDTVPGGLDEDELVQQIEGVSILGIRSKTQVTQRVLDAANRLIGIGAFCIGTNQIDLTGCMKKGVAVFNAPFSNTRSVVELALGEIIMLARRIPEKSPKMHQGEWDKSAKGSFEIRGKKLGIVGYGNIGSQLSVVAEAVGMQVLYYDVAEKLQLGNAVKCRTLEELLRQSDIVTLHVDGRPANTNLIGAAELAMMKPGALLLNNSRGHVVDVPALAAVLRSGHLGGAAVDVFPYEPKTNQESFESELRGLPNVLLTPHVGGSTAEAQRNIAEFVPERIMQYVNTGNTQQSVNFPNIQLPEQQAHRLIHIHHNVPGVLARINNVLAQHHVNILGQYLKTNEHIGYVITDIDKQYEPEVIGELRKVEHTIKFRVLY from the coding sequence ATGCCCGAGCAACCGCAGCCTCTCCCCTACCTCATTATTGATTTTGACAGCACCTTCACCCAGGTAGAAGGTCTCGACGAACTAGCCGACATCGCCCTGGCGGGTCAGCCCAATCGGGAGGAAGTAGTAAGCGCCATCCGGGCCCTCACGGACCGGGGCATGAGCGGGGAGCTGAACTTCTCGGAGTCCCTGAAGCAGCGGCTGGCGCTGCTGCCGGCCCGGCGCGAGCACCTGCCGCTACTGGTGGAGCGCCTGCGCGGTAAAGTATCCGAGAGCATTCAGCGCAACCGCAGCTTTTTTGAGAAGTTTCACGGGCGCATTTACATTGTCAGCAGCGGCTTCCGGGAGTTTATTGAGCCGGTGGTGGCTGAGTTTGGCATTGATGCCGACCACGTGCTGGCCAACACCTTCACCTTCGATGTGGAGGGCCGCATTACCGGCTTCGATGCGGAAAACGTGCTCAGCCGCGACGGAGGTAAGATTCTGCAGCTGCGTCAGCTTGACCTCGATGGCGACGTGTACGCCCTCGGCGACGGCTACACCGACTACCAGATCCGGGAGGCCGGGCTGGCCAACCGCTTCTACGCCTTCACCGAAAACGTGCACCGCGAGGCCGTAGTAGCCCGCGCCGATGAGGTGCTGCCTTCCTTCGACGAATTTCTCTACCAGAACAAGCTTCCGATGACCCTCTCCTACCCCAAAAACCGCATTAAAGTCCTGCTGCTCGAAAACCCCGACCCGCGTGCCGCCGAGCTGTTCCGCCAGGAGGGCTACCAGGTAGATACCGTGCCCGGCGGCCTCGACGAGGACGAGCTGGTGCAGCAGATTGAGGGCGTTAGCATCCTGGGCATCCGGAGCAAAACCCAGGTAACGCAACGGGTGCTCGACGCTGCCAACCGTCTTATCGGCATCGGGGCGTTCTGCATCGGCACCAACCAGATTGACCTGACGGGCTGCATGAAAAAGGGCGTGGCCGTATTCAATGCCCCCTTCAGCAACACCCGCTCGGTAGTAGAGCTGGCCCTGGGCGAAATTATTATGCTGGCCCGCCGTATTCCTGAGAAAAGCCCCAAAATGCACCAGGGCGAGTGGGATAAGTCGGCCAAGGGCTCGTTTGAAATCCGGGGCAAAAAGCTGGGTATCGTGGGCTACGGCAACATTGGCTCCCAACTATCGGTAGTCGCCGAGGCTGTGGGTATGCAAGTGCTCTACTACGATGTAGCCGAAAAGCTGCAGCTGGGCAATGCCGTGAAGTGCCGTACTCTGGAGGAGCTCCTACGTCAGTCCGACATTGTAACCCTGCACGTAGATGGCCGCCCGGCCAATACCAACCTCATTGGGGCCGCTGAGCTGGCTATGATGAAGCCCGGCGCCCTGCTGCTCAACAACAGCCGCGGCCACGTGGTAGATGTGCCCGCTCTGGCCGCCGTACTTCGGTCCGGCCACCTGGGCGGCGCCGCCGTGGATGTGTTTCCCTACGAGCCCAAAACCAACCAGGAAAGCTTTGAGAGTGAGTTGCGCGGTTTGCCCAACGTGCTGCTTACGCCCCACGTAGGGGGTAGCACGGCCGAGGCCCAGCGCAATATTGCCGAGTTTGTGCCCGAGCGGATTATGCAGTACGTGAATACCGGCAACACCCAGCAGAGCGTCAACTTCCCCAACATTCAGCTGCCGGAGCAGCAGGCCCATCGCCTCATCCACATTCACCACAATGTGCCCGGCGTGCTGGCCCGTATTAACAACGTGCTGGCCCAGCACCACGTCAACATCCTGGGTCAATACCTGAAAACCAACGAGCACATCGGCTACGTGATTACCGACATAGACAAGCAGTACGAGCCGGAGGTAATTGGCGAGCTGCGCAAAGTAGAGCACACCATCAAGTTCCGGGTGCTGTACTAA
- a CDS encoding VOC family protein, whose translation MLPLLHIHHIAIICTDYARSKQFYTEVLGLRVIREVHRAERQSWKLDLALGGQYVIELFSFPTPPARLSHPEAAGLRHLAFAVSDIEATVRHLTTHDVAAEPVRTDELTGRRFTFIQDPDGLPLEFYEG comes from the coding sequence ATGCTGCCTTTGCTCCACATCCATCATATTGCCATCATCTGCACGGATTATGCCCGCTCGAAGCAGTTTTACACTGAGGTGCTGGGCCTGCGTGTCATTCGGGAGGTGCACCGGGCGGAGCGGCAGTCCTGGAAGCTGGACCTGGCCCTGGGTGGGCAGTACGTCATCGAGCTGTTTTCTTTTCCTACCCCGCCGGCCCGCCTGAGCCACCCCGAAGCCGCTGGTCTGCGCCACCTGGCCTTCGCCGTGTCCGATATTGAGGCCACCGTGCGCCACCTCACTACCCACGACGTAGCGGCCGAGCCCGTGCGCACGGATGAGCTTACCGGCCGGCGCTTCACCTTTATCCAAGACCCCGATGGGCTGCCTTTGGAGTTTTACGAGGGGTAG
- a CDS encoding serine hydrolase codes for MKALCCLRILLALLSTGPLAQAQADKVVFHTLDRRRLRSSEIDRLVLQRMEAARVPGLALALLEDNQVCYLRTYGRRNLETGAPLEPGTVMYGASFSKAVFAYLVLQLVQEQVLELDKPLYQYLPKPIPAYEQYQDLGTDNRWQQLTARMALTHTTGLPNWRWIEPDKKLRFKFAPGAQYWYSGEGLQLLQLVVETVTGKSLTELSAERVFQPLRMARTSYVWQPAFEDNYALGYDDEGQVVGIRKRTKPGGAGSLSTTPADYAAFLTAVMQGRGLTPAAKQSMTRAQVRIPYKAQFGPLATVAAPDSNRTIQLGYGLGWGTFVSPTYGPAYFKEGHDDGWENHSVVFADRGKGLLLMSNSANADLLFKELLEKLLGDTDTPWQWEGYEPYVAGKK; via the coding sequence ATGAAAGCGCTGTGCTGCCTGAGAATACTGCTGGCGCTGCTGAGCACAGGCCCGCTTGCCCAGGCTCAAGCAGACAAAGTGGTTTTCCACACCCTGGACCGACGGAGGCTGCGCTCCTCAGAAATTGACCGGCTGGTGCTGCAGCGTATGGAAGCGGCCCGCGTGCCAGGGCTGGCCCTGGCCCTGCTGGAAGACAACCAGGTGTGCTACCTACGCACGTACGGCCGGCGCAACCTCGAAACGGGCGCCCCGCTGGAGCCCGGCACCGTTATGTACGGGGCCTCCTTCAGCAAGGCCGTTTTTGCCTACCTCGTGCTGCAGCTGGTACAGGAGCAGGTCCTGGAGCTCGATAAGCCCTTGTATCAGTACCTGCCCAAGCCCATTCCGGCGTACGAGCAGTATCAGGATCTGGGCACGGATAACCGCTGGCAGCAGCTTACGGCCCGGATGGCGCTTACCCACACGACGGGCCTGCCCAACTGGCGCTGGATTGAGCCCGATAAGAAATTGCGCTTCAAGTTTGCGCCTGGCGCCCAGTACTGGTACTCCGGGGAAGGACTGCAGCTGCTGCAGTTGGTGGTAGAAACCGTAACGGGTAAAAGCCTGACGGAGCTAAGCGCCGAGCGGGTATTTCAGCCGCTGCGCATGGCCCGAACCAGCTACGTCTGGCAGCCCGCTTTCGAAGATAACTATGCCCTGGGCTACGACGATGAGGGCCAGGTAGTGGGCATCCGAAAGCGCACCAAACCCGGGGGCGCCGGCTCCCTGAGCACCACGCCCGCCGATTACGCGGCCTTTCTGACGGCCGTTATGCAGGGCCGGGGGCTTACTCCCGCCGCCAAGCAAAGCATGACCCGGGCGCAGGTGCGTATTCCCTATAAAGCCCAGTTTGGCCCCTTGGCCACCGTAGCCGCCCCCGACAGCAACCGCACCATTCAGCTGGGCTACGGCTTGGGCTGGGGTACGTTCGTTTCGCCCACCTACGGACCCGCCTACTTCAAAGAAGGCCACGATGATGGATGGGAAAACCACAGCGTGGTGTTTGCTGACCGCGGGAAAGGACTCCTGTTGATGAGCAACAGCGCCAATGCCGACCTGCTGTTCAAGGAGCTGCTGGAAAAGCTGCTGGGCGACACAGATACGCCCTGGCAGTGGGAAGGCTACGAGCCCTACGTGGCCGGAAAGAAGTAG
- a CDS encoding DUF421 domain-containing protein, giving the protein MLLSSAIQPFDWKRILVSEDAPLLFLLEIALRCLVTYLLVLGALRVTGRRGVRQLSIFELSIILALGSAAGDAMFYDDVPLLHVTVVFVMVTALYLAFNRLTEHYPKFSDWLEGAPILLIENGEIKHQALKSQNLTQKELFGELRQYQVAHLGQVRRAYIEATGNVSIYFFADDQVRPGLPIWPERFRNPRHRPEEAGTQACSCCGHVQELPRGGTARCAVCQSDLWVPACDEKRIQ; this is encoded by the coding sequence ATGCTGCTTTCTTCCGCTATTCAACCCTTCGACTGGAAACGCATTCTGGTTTCTGAGGATGCGCCCCTGCTGTTTCTGCTGGAAATTGCCCTCCGCTGCCTGGTTACCTACCTCCTGGTACTGGGTGCTTTGCGCGTGACGGGGCGGCGCGGGGTGAGACAGCTGTCCATCTTTGAGCTAAGCATTATTCTGGCCCTGGGCTCCGCCGCTGGCGACGCCATGTTCTACGACGACGTGCCTCTACTGCACGTGACCGTAGTATTCGTGATGGTAACGGCTCTATATCTGGCTTTCAACCGCCTGACGGAGCACTACCCCAAGTTTTCGGACTGGCTGGAGGGCGCCCCTATTCTGCTGATTGAGAATGGCGAAATCAAGCATCAGGCCCTGAAAAGCCAGAACCTGACCCAGAAAGAGTTGTTCGGCGAGTTGCGCCAGTACCAGGTGGCGCATCTGGGGCAGGTGCGCCGGGCGTACATAGAAGCCACCGGCAACGTGAGTATTTATTTCTTTGCCGATGACCAGGTCCGGCCCGGCCTACCTATTTGGCCCGAGCGGTTCAGGAACCCACGGCACCGTCCCGAGGAGGCTGGGACCCAGGCCTGCTCCTGCTGCGGGCATGTGCAGGAGCTGCCCCGGGGCGGCACCGCCCGCTGCGCCGTATGCCAGTCCGACCTGTGGGTGCCCGCCTGCGACGAGAAGCGCATTCAGTAG